In the genome of Salvelinus sp. IW2-2015 unplaced genomic scaffold, ASM291031v2 Un_scaffold2393, whole genome shotgun sequence, the window GTGCACTCTTCTTTTTGTACTGTTGGGTTTTATGTAAAGTTGCACAAATGCTCTCAGGTATGGCGGCCCTGAACGGAGGCCTGGGCGGCGTGGGGCTGACCAACGGCACGGCGGGCACCATGGACGCGCTCACACAGGCCTACTCAGGGATCCAGCAGTATGCAGCCGCAGCCCTGCCCACCCTCTACagccagtccctgctgcagcagcAAGGTGCCGCCGGCAGCCAGAAAGAGGGTCAGTGGGCGTGGGGTGGAGCCAGGGGGCGGAGGGAAGGGAcagggggagggaagaggcaagaggagggtggagggggttcTGGAGAGTTGAGGGGGAAGTGAAGGAATCAAGCGGTGGAGTGTTGGGAGAGAGGTATGCACTCCCAATACAGCCAGACCCGACTGCAATAGTCTAACTGGCACAAGAAGCTTTCTAGTGAGATTACTAATGCAACAACGATGCTAACCACGGCTAGCCAGAAACAGGTTGGGCACTGAGGGTAGAGGGGAGAGCATAGTGGGATAAAGACGTATGCATTAACTCTCTATAATCTCTTTACTCTGTATGTCTCTGGGTTTAACCCTTACCCGGTACTGTCCCGTGTCTCTCTCTTGTTAGGGCCTGAAGGTGCCAACCTGTTCATCTACCACCTGCCCCAGGAGTTTGGGGACCAGGACATCCTGCAGATGTTCATGCCTTTTGGAAARGTGGTCTCTGCCAAAGTCTTCATTGACAAACAGACAAACCTGAGCAAGTGCTTCGGTACATCCACCAGCACaaacacactgaaaacaaacaCCTGTGTATGAATGACATGTTGTATTCCTGTTagtgcaccctctctctctctaactcgctctccctctctcttctcttgtaccCTGTCCATTTCCTTCTCTGCCTCCCAGGCTTCGTCAGCTATGACAATCCGGTGTCGGCGCAGGCAGCCATCCAGGCCATGAACGGCTTCCAGATCGGCATGAAGAGGCTGAAGGTGCAGCTCAAYCGCTCCAAGAACGACAGCAAACCKTACTGATCTTAGCACTAGGGCCTATCTGCTCCCATGTTACCACTGCTAGGGTAAGTCCCCATACGAGCCACGACRTCTACACAGGYACTGGGGGAGGGAAGTYGAGGGAGGGGGGYYYKKAKKWTTMYKCKKCKYYYGGYYYKKKRAATTTRRRCRTTYYMTTTTTTTWWTTTTTTTTKGCTTTTTTGTTCAgcagtattatttattattactattatgatttttttgtattgacgagagggagagaggagagagagagagagagagagagagagagagagagagagagagagagagaggagagagagagagagagagaaagaatgatcaCAGATGGACAGATGttgtcacagacagagagaggcgtgTGAAGTGAAGGAGCAGAGGTAGAGCGGGTGAACCTGGCTCTGTTCTAGAGAAATTCTACAGTTCCGAATTTCAAAGACTACATCACAAGTTCTATTCTAACGGATTCTGTTCTTTATAGGAGTCATAACTTAACGATAAgcaataaataaaatcattttttCTGGCCGTAAAAATTTTGTATAAAAATAGAACTGccttttttacaaataaaatgtacagctgtggcTTTCGGTACTttgaatttcttttttttatctctcAAGAAACATCAAGTATTTTCAGTTAACTTCCCAcccatacatttattttcttagCCTTCATCAGATTCTGGATGTTACTTTGAAAATGTTCTACACAATATCCCCTTCAACAAAGACCAATGTGATCTGACCCAGAAAATCATACTTTGCTAACATGTTTTTAGTGTGAAATAAACATTCTTCACATTAAGAAATGAAAATGACGGAGTCCTGATAATAATGAAATAGAGGAGTGTATGGGATGCTGTCGTTGACTGACTAACAGGTGAGAGGCCACTAAGTTTCGTTTTTTAACCCTTTGTTCCATGGTGTCTGTCAGCAGGCATCAGGGGTCAGAGAAGCAGCGGTGGTTGGCCCGGAAACCAACACCAGGAGGTCAGGGTCATGTGCATATCGGTGCGTGGTGTGTCAGAAATTAACCCTTTATCTCAACATTTTATCAGGCCTCAGGTTCacaaagagaaaaaacaaaatCATATAGCTTTGCTTTTTTTTCTTACTCTGTTTTTCGAGTAACGAAATTCTTCTCATAACAGTATATAAATAATCACGTAGAaaattaaatatgttttacaacTGAAAAGCTACCGATGAtagctacttttttttaaagtgtgacAAAATAAAGGTGGTAATGGAAGCATTCATGTGAAAGAAATAATACATNNNNNNNNNNNNNNNNNNNNNNNNNNNNNNNNNNNNNNNNNNNNNNNNNNNNNNNNNNNNNNNNNNNNNNNNNNNNNNNNNNNNNNNNNNNNNNNNNNNNNNNNNNNNNNNNNNNNNNNNNNNNNNNNNNNNNNNNNNNNNNNNNNNNNNNNNNNNNNNNNNNNNNNNNNNNNNNNNNNNNNNNNNNNNNNNNNNNNNNNNNNNNNNNNNNNNNNNNNNNNNNNNNNNNNNNNNNNNNNNNNNNNNNNNNNNNNNNNNNNNNNNNNNNNNNNNNNNNNNNNNNNNNNNNNNNNNNNNNNNNNNNNNNNNNNNNNNNNNNNNNNNNNNNNNNNNNNNNNNNNNNNNNNNNNNNNNNNNNNNNNNNNNNNNNNNNNNNNNNNNNNNNNNNNNNNNNNNNNNNNNNNNNNNNNNNNNNNNNNNNNNNNNNNNNNNNNNNNNNNNNNNNNNNNNNNNNNNNNNNNNNNNNNNNNNNNNNNNNNNNNNNNNNNNNNNNNNNNNNNNNNNN includes:
- the LOC112073851 gene encoding CUGBP Elav-like family member 2, translating into MTSLTSLGTLQGLAGATMGLNNINALAGSVNSMAALNGGLGGVGLTNGTAGTMDALTQAYSGIQQYAAAALPTLYSQSLLQQQGAAGSQKEGPEGANLFIYHLPQEFGDQDILQMFMPFGKVVSAKVFIDKQTNLSKCFGFVSYDNPVSAQAAIQAMNGFQIGMKRLKVQLNRSKNDSKPY